The following proteins are encoded in a genomic region of Ostrea edulis chromosome 7, xbOstEdul1.1, whole genome shotgun sequence:
- the LOC130047585 gene encoding uncharacterized protein LOC130047585: MIVIKSAQYEVYRQDIERLQDHKSVVKGSPLRNLDPYLDDGGLLRVGGRILTGDLMAGSNGPIIIPKKSHVASLLVKYYHQKCRHQGRHITEGGVRSAGYWIMGAKRLVSSVLNSCITCRKLRRKPEIQKMGNLPDFRCKPSPPFTYVGVDTFGPWEVSARKTRGGVANSKRWAILFTCLASRAVHIELVDEMTSSAFINSLRRFVAIRGKVTEFHSDRGTNFVGSTDALNINTINVESQPVRKFMVENGSTWIFNPPYASHVGGIWERIIGTARRILNAIIMESKKLLTHDVLNTFMYETCAIINSRPLANVSIDPTEPSVLSPSVLLTQKTEVDYGPFEAVDLKDMYRTSWKHTQVLANQFWKR, translated from the coding sequence atgatagttatcaaaagTGCGCAGTATGAAGTTTATAGACAAGACATTGAGAGACTTCAAGATCACAAATCAGTTGTCAAAGGTAGTCCCCTACGAAACCTAGACCCGTATCTGGACGATGGGGGATTACTTCGTGTAGGAGGCAGAATCCTTACGGGAGATCTAATGGCCGGATCAAATGGACCGATTATCATTCCCAAAAAGTCACATGTGGCGAGTCTACTTGTAAAGTATTACCACCAAAAATGTCGACATCAGGGACGTCACATTACAGAGGGCGGAGTGAGGTCAGCAGGTTATTGGATCATGGGCGCCAAGAGACTTGTATCATCAGTACTAAACTCTTGTATTACCTGTAGAAAACTACGCCGGAAGCCGGAAATACAAAAAATGGGAAACTTACCCGATTTTCGATGTAAACCATCACCACCTTTCACCTACGTAGGAGTTGATACCTTTGGACCCTGGGAAGTATCAGCTAGGAAAACAAGAGGAGGAGTAGCAAATTCCAAGAGATGGGCAATCTTATTTACTTGTTTGGCTAGTAGAGCAGTGCATATAGAACTGGTGGACGAGATGACTTCTAGTGCCTTCATTAACTCCCTTAGACGTTTTGTAGCGATTCGTGGCAAAGTTACCGAATTTCATTCAGACCGAGGAACTAACTTTGTGGGGAGTACAGATGCACTTAACATCAATACTATCAACGTAGAATCTCAACCAGTAAGGAAATTCATGGTGGAAAATGGATCTACTTGGATATTTAACCCACCTTACGCATCTCATGTGGGAGGGATATGGGAGAGAATCATTGGAACAGCTCGCAGAATTCTTAATGCCATCATCATGGAGTCTAAGAAGCTTCTTACACATGATGTTCTCAACACTTTTATGTATGAGACATGTGCTATTATCAACAGTCGTCCATTGGCTAATGTATCCATTGATCCAACAGAACCTTCAGTTCTATCTCCTTCAGTGCTACTTACACAAAAGACAGAAGTCGATTATGGACCTTTTGAAGCAGTTGATCTGAAAGACATGTATAGAACATCATGGAAACACACTCAAGTCCTTGCCAACCAGTTTTGGAAACGATGA
- the LOC130047586 gene encoding uncharacterized protein LOC130047586: protein MERGKIRFHKFASNSQIVVDALSPGDRAGDLSDVQLDINTIPSQSSLGLKWNISSDTFTFSTDLKDVPETKRGVLSYLHSLYDPIGFLSPVILSGRFIFRDITQLELGWDELLPKDIILRWRSWQSSLHHLSEVEIPRRYVPTSIKNAERIELHTFADASEKAISAVTYIKITRNGKNHVGFITGKSKLASHHGHTIPRLELCAALLATEITTFVERQFDTQIDDIRFYTDSRVVLGYLHNKTRRFHTYVSNRVHRILNNSSPEQWTFVASDQNPTDIGTRSMPVNE from the coding sequence ATGGAGAGAGGTAAAATCAGATTCCATAAGTTTGCCTCCAATAGTCAGATCGTCGTGGATGCTTTGTCACCTGGGGACAGGGCTGGAGATCTTAGTGACGTACAATTAGATATAAATACTATACCATCACAGAGTAGTCTGGGCTTGAAGTGGAACATATCGTCAGATACTTTTACCTTCTCTACGGATCTCAAAGATGTACCAGAAACAAAACGAGGCGTTTTATCTTATTTGCATAGTCTGTATGATCCAATAGGTTTTCTATCACCAGTCATTCTATCAGGAAGATTCATTTTCCGTGACATAACACAGTTGGAACTCGGATGGGACGAGCTGCTACCCAAGGACATCATCTTGCGCTGGCGGTCATGGCAAAGTTCTCTCCATCACTTGTCTGAAGTAGAAATACCTCGACGTTATGTTCCAACATCCATTAAAAATGCAGAAAGGATTGAGCTCCATACCTTTGCAGATGCTTCTGAAAAGGCCATATCAGCTGTCACATACATCAAAATTACAAGAAATGGAAAAAATCATGTAGGATTCATTACAGGGAAATCGAAATTAGCATCTCACCATGGACATACAATTCCAAGGCTAGAACTTTGTGCAGCACTTCTTGCTACAGAAATTACTACCTTTGTTGAACGTCAGTTTGATACACAGATTGATGATATTCGATTCTATACTGACAGCCGAGTTGTTTTAGGGTACCTACATAACAAGACTAGGCGATTTCACACATACGTCTCTAACAGGGTTCATCGCATACTCAACAATTCATCTCCTGAACAGTGGACTTTTGTCGCATCAGACCAGAATCCAACTGATATTGGAACGCGCTCTATGCCAGTGAACGAATGA